A single genomic interval of Flectobacillus major DSM 103 harbors:
- a CDS encoding aldose epimerase family protein produces MKKNILLVAGLLAGAMLTACESKKAENTQTNDTLKIEQSVFGKVSDSTNATLYTLKNQAGTEVKISDFGGTIVSWTAADKNGKFEDITLGCDSLAGYQKGVPYFGALIGRFGNRIANGQFQLDGTTYTLAKNNGPNALHGGLKGFDKVLWTATPIDGDEPALKLTYTAKDGEEGYPGNLSVEVIYTLTKDNSLKIDYKATTDKATVINLTNHAYFNLKGGFNSDILDHEVTLNADKFLPVSKTLIPTGELKAVAGTPFDFTKSTKIGSRINDTSDEQIKFGGGYDHCWVLADSSKNLKLAASVLEPTSGRFLEVFTTEPAIQFYTGNFLDGTIVGKGGAVYKHRYGLCLETQHYPNSPNQASFPSTVLKPGETYQTTTVYKFSVKK; encoded by the coding sequence ATGAAAAAAAACATTCTCTTAGTCGCAGGTTTATTAGCTGGTGCTATGCTAACTGCTTGCGAATCTAAAAAAGCCGAAAACACTCAAACTAACGACACATTGAAAATCGAACAATCTGTATTTGGTAAGGTATCTGATAGTACTAATGCCACTTTGTATACGCTTAAAAATCAGGCAGGAACAGAAGTGAAAATTTCCGACTTTGGTGGTACAATTGTATCGTGGACTGCTGCCGACAAAAACGGAAAATTTGAAGATATTACATTGGGTTGCGATTCGTTGGCGGGCTACCAAAAAGGTGTTCCTTATTTTGGTGCATTGATTGGCCGCTTCGGAAACCGTATTGCCAATGGTCAGTTCCAACTCGACGGTACTACTTATACGTTGGCCAAAAACAATGGCCCCAATGCTTTACATGGTGGCTTGAAGGGTTTTGACAAAGTATTGTGGACAGCCACTCCAATAGATGGTGATGAGCCAGCCCTAAAATTAACTTATACTGCCAAAGATGGCGAAGAAGGGTATCCAGGCAATCTTTCGGTAGAGGTAATTTATACTTTGACAAAAGATAATTCTCTCAAAATTGATTATAAAGCTACTACCGACAAAGCAACAGTAATCAACTTGACCAACCATGCTTATTTTAACCTAAAAGGAGGCTTTAATAGCGATATTCTCGACCACGAGGTTACTTTGAATGCCGACAAGTTTTTGCCTGTTAGCAAAACGCTTATTCCTACAGGAGAGCTCAAGGCAGTTGCTGGCACACCTTTTGATTTTACAAAATCTACTAAAATTGGTTCTAGAATCAACGACACCAGCGACGAGCAAATTAAATTCGGGGGTGGTTATGACCACTGTTGGGTTTTGGCCGATTCTAGCAAAAACCTTAAATTGGCAGCAAGTGTACTTGAACCTACTAGTGGCCGATTTTTAGAAGTATTCACAACCGAGCCTGCTATTCAGTTTTATACTGGAAACTTCTTGGACGGTACTATTGTCGGAAAAGGTGGAGCGGTTTACAAACATCGTTATGGGCTGTGTTTAGAAACTCAGCATTATCCAAACTCTCCTAACCAAGCGAGCTTCCCAAGTACAGTACTAAAACCTGGCGAAACGTATCAGACTACTACCGTTTATAAATTCTCGGTAAAAAAATAA
- a CDS encoding efflux RND transporter permease subunit: MWNKIANIIIRNRLFWIGFILVSTIFMGYQASKIQLSYEFARILPANDPTEKEYQNFRKLFGEDGSLMVIGWQSPDIYKLQNFNDWYDLTQQIKKHEGIKNVISLANLIDLKVNESTKRFDVKPVLTQKPQSQTELDSVREKISNLKFYEGTILNSNTNTTLMAITFNEKTLNSKKRIAIVGEIKALAHEFELKHQTTLHFSGMPFIRTATMQKVSREMELFMGLAVVVTAIILWFFFRSVRFTVVSILVVLIGVVFSVGTLVMFGYKITMLTGLIPPLLIVIGVPNCIFLINRYQGELLAHGDKQLAIQNMVSGIGLSTFLANLTTAIGFGVFYFTNSSLLVEFGVVAALNVMVTYVLCLLLIPICVYYMGMPKVKHLKHLEGQWAKNFLGLINKLVHNNRKAIYLTSLIVVLISAYGITKINVIGYVVDDLPKKDPIYTDLRFFEANFNGVLPFEIMVDTKHPNGVFDNQAEALYKIKSLQNKLKQYKEFSKPLSIVEATRFLYQSYKGGEARYYIMPSVFELSKLSEYLQSDSTSASKQIKPFLNADKSITRISFQMADVGSVRIKELMKEIQPQVDAIFPPSEYKVSLTGHSLVFLKSNDYLLGNLYESLLIAIVLIALVGMILFRSIPIIILSKLPCLIPLALTAGIMGFFDIHFKPSTILIFSITFGIASDGTVYFLTRYRQELEEKGHTVREAITNTIFGTGLSMIYTAVILFCGFSIFAASSFGGTAAMGVMVSITLLIAMCTNLILLPALLLTINRNKLDQKKV, encoded by the coding sequence ATGTGGAATAAAATTGCGAATATAATCATCCGAAATAGATTATTTTGGATTGGATTTATTTTAGTTTCAACCATTTTTATGGGTTATCAAGCCAGTAAAATCCAGCTTTCGTATGAATTTGCCAGAATTTTGCCTGCCAACGACCCAACCGAAAAAGAATACCAAAATTTTAGAAAGCTTTTTGGCGAAGACGGTAGCCTCATGGTAATCGGATGGCAGTCGCCTGATATTTATAAGCTTCAAAATTTCAACGATTGGTACGACCTAACCCAGCAAATTAAAAAACATGAAGGTATCAAAAACGTTATTTCTTTAGCCAATCTGATAGACCTAAAAGTTAATGAATCTACCAAACGTTTTGACGTAAAGCCTGTATTGACCCAAAAACCTCAATCACAAACTGAATTAGATTCTGTTCGAGAAAAAATCAGTAACCTCAAGTTTTACGAAGGAACTATTCTCAACTCGAACACCAATACAACATTGATGGCCATCACCTTCAATGAAAAAACCTTAAATTCCAAGAAAAGAATTGCAATTGTAGGTGAAATCAAAGCCTTAGCTCATGAGTTTGAGCTAAAGCACCAAACTACATTGCATTTCTCGGGTATGCCATTTATCAGAACGGCAACAATGCAAAAAGTATCACGAGAAATGGAATTATTTATGGGATTGGCCGTAGTAGTTACAGCCATTATCTTATGGTTTTTCTTCCGTTCTGTTCGTTTTACTGTTGTTTCTATCTTGGTAGTACTTATTGGAGTAGTATTCTCGGTAGGCACATTGGTAATGTTTGGTTATAAAATCACTATGTTAACGGGGCTTATTCCTCCATTACTCATCGTAATTGGTGTACCCAACTGTATCTTCTTGATTAATAGATACCAAGGCGAATTATTGGCACATGGCGATAAGCAATTGGCCATTCAAAATATGGTATCGGGTATTGGCCTTTCTACCTTTTTGGCCAACCTCACAACAGCCATTGGTTTTGGTGTATTTTATTTTACTAACAGTAGCCTTTTAGTAGAATTTGGTGTAGTAGCCGCCCTCAATGTAATGGTAACTTATGTGTTATGCCTTTTGTTGATTCCTATTTGTGTGTATTATATGGGTATGCCAAAAGTAAAGCACCTCAAGCACTTAGAAGGCCAATGGGCCAAAAATTTCTTGGGTTTAATCAACAAATTAGTACATAACAACCGCAAAGCGATATACCTAACCTCGTTGATTGTAGTATTGATATCGGCTTATGGTATTACCAAAATCAATGTGATTGGTTATGTTGTTGACGATTTGCCCAAAAAAGACCCTATCTACACCGATTTGCGTTTCTTTGAAGCCAATTTTAATGGTGTACTTCCTTTTGAAATTATGGTAGATACCAAGCACCCCAATGGAGTGTTTGATAATCAAGCCGAGGCTTTATACAAAATTAAATCGTTGCAAAACAAGCTAAAACAATACAAAGAATTCTCAAAACCTTTGTCGATCGTAGAGGCTACTCGCTTTTTGTATCAGTCCTACAAAGGTGGCGAAGCTCGCTATTATATCATGCCAAGTGTTTTTGAATTGTCAAAACTTTCGGAATACTTACAATCTGATTCTACTTCGGCATCTAAGCAAATCAAGCCATTCTTGAATGCCGATAAAAGTATTACTCGTATCAGTTTTCAAATGGCCGATGTGGGTTCTGTTCGTATCAAAGAGTTGATGAAAGAAATACAGCCACAGGTCGATGCTATTTTTCCTCCAAGCGAGTACAAAGTGAGTTTAACAGGTCATAGTTTGGTATTCCTCAAAAGTAATGACTATCTGTTAGGCAACCTTTACGAAAGTTTGTTGATTGCCATAGTATTGATAGCCTTGGTAGGAATGATTCTGTTTAGGTCTATTCCAATCATCATTTTATCAAAACTACCGTGTTTAATTCCATTGGCTTTAACGGCTGGTATTATGGGCTTTTTTGATATTCACTTCAAGCCTTCAACCATCCTTATTTTTAGTATTACCTTTGGTATTGCATCGGACGGAACGGTTTATTTCCTAACACGTTATCGTCAGGAATTAGAAGAAAAAGGGCATACCGTTCGTGAAGCTATTACCAACACTATTTTTGGTACAGGGCTAAGTATGATTTACACGGCTGTTATCTTATTCTGTGGATTTTCTATATTTGCAGCATCAAGCTTTGGAGGTACGGCCGCCATGGGGGTTATGGTTTCTATCACACTTTTGATTGCCATGTGTACCAACCTTATTTTGCTTCCAGCATTACTTTTGACTATCAATAGAAATAAATTAGATCAGAAAAAGGTTTAA